A DNA window from Daucus carota subsp. sativus chromosome 3, DH1 v3.0, whole genome shotgun sequence contains the following coding sequences:
- the LOC108213795 gene encoding uncharacterized protein LOC108213795 codes for MPYDRAMGTPFFRAISLGACKGTGFFYLINHGMIQKALEESRNFFCLPLEEKMKLAWKEHRGYTPLCSERLDASLRYQGDLKETIYIGPIEDDKSYLNQWPSREILPSWRFTMELYYEKVRAVGRRLISLIALALNLEEDFFEKDGPVDPFLRLLHYPGTGVLDEKVLGSSAHSDYGMMTLLVTDGVPGLQVCREKAKKPQVWEDVPHISGAFVVNIGDMMERWTNCLYRYYLLESGLLGVARLTLRRISTSFGSRHWIISNQLCSLYSHN; via the exons ATGCCTTATGATAGAGCTATGGGTACCCCATTCTTCAG GGCTATTAGTTTAGGG GCATGTAAGGGCACTGGTTTCTTTTATCTCATTAATCATGGGATGATACAAAAAGCGCTTGAAGAGAGCAGGAACTTCTTTTGTCTTCCCCTCGAAGAGAAGATGAAATTGGCTTGGAAGGAGCACAGAGGTTACACTCCCCTTTGTTCTGAAAGACTAGATGCCTCTTTACGTTACCAAG GTGATCTGAAAGAGACGATCTATATAGGTCCCATAGAAGATGATAAAAGCTATCTGAACCAGTGGCCTTCACGAG AAATATTACCATCTTGGAGATTCACAATGGAACTATACTATGAAAAAGTCAG GGCTGTCGGAAGAAGGTTGATATCTCTGATTGCTTTGGCTTTAAACCTAGAAGAAGacttttttgaaaaagatggaCCCGTGGACCCTTTTCTTCGTCTACTACACTATCCAG GAACAGGTGTTTTGGACGAGAAGGTTTTAGGTTCATCAGCTCATTCAGATTATGGAATGATGACTCTTTTAGTGACTGATGGGGTTCCTGGACTTCAG GTATGTAGGGAAAAAGCTAAGAAGCCACAGGTGTGGGAAGATGTACCTCATATCAGCGG GGCCTTTGTGGTTAACATTGGGGACATGATGGAGAGGTGGACTAATTGCCTGTATCGGTATTACCTCTTGGAGAG TGGGCTGCTAGGAGTCGCAAGACTTACTCTAAGGCGGATCTCGACATCGTTCGGCTCGAGACACTGGATTATATCCAATCAATTATGTAGTTTGTATTCTCATAATTAG
- the LOC108212678 gene encoding stemmadenine O-acetyltransferase, translating into MMTGGLLLASISRRQLHVISKSKCIVKPASPTPPKLKQYNLSSQDRMIRNLYMPIILFYPPQQLANTTLSKISSTLKSSLSQTLSIYYPFAGRLRSGSYIHCNDEGVDFIEARIGSPFSEALEKEAEKSEAGLGHLFRHESIWDEVSGEDPSLLLVQLNYFTGGGMAVAVSLSHRIGDACTLCTFITYWAHLTRHSGDHEKIGHLSPHFSQMPPYCEGDSVIPVSSLPKKFWITKEIVFRNSMIRNLKAKIGSSCQEKYTRNELVTALLYRSVVTVLAKQDSGVFATTVLAQAVNVRSIVDPPLPLSSVGNWFTINHIPTSTQSELMLNSLVERMRKGKMKIKGMKSLDGNEVMPILTDYRNRNCRVISFTSMCNFPIYDVMDFGWGKPAKVTIVDTPFVDCIVMMDTPSGDGIKAIVSLEEEAMGHFLGDTELLTCAPF; encoded by the coding sequence ATGATGACGGGAGGTCTGCTACTGGCATCAATTTCCCGAAGGCAACTTCATGTGATTTCCAAATCAAAATGTATAGTCAAACCAGCCTCTCCAACACCACCAAAGCTGAAACAATATAATCTTTCTTCGCAGGATCGAATGATTCGAAATCTGTACATGCCAATCATACTCTTCTATCCACCACAGCAGTTGGCCAATACAACCCTATCAAAAATATCAAGCACACTAAAAAGCTCCTTATCTCAAACACTCTCCATATACTACCCATTCGCAGGACGGCTGAGGTCCGGATCGTACATCCATTGTAACGATGAAGGCGTCGATTTCATAGAGGCCAGAATTGGGAGCCCATTTTCTGAGGCTCTGGAGAAAGAAGCTGAAAAGAGTGAAGCTGGTTTAGGCCACCTGTTTCGACATGAGTCGATTTGGGATGAGGTGTCTGGTGAGGATCCCAGTTTATTGCTTGTTCAACTCAACTATTTCACAGGCGGTGGAATGGCTGTAGCTGTCAGCCTTTCGCACCGTATTGGAGATGCTTGCACTTTGTGCACATTTATAACTTACTGGGCTCACTTGACACGCCATTCGGGTGATCATGAAAAAATAGGTCATTTGAGTCCTCACTTCAGTCAGATGCCTCCTTACTGTGAAGGCGATTCAGTCATTCCAGTAAGTTCTCTTCCAAAAAAGTTCTGGATTACTAAAGAGATTGTGTTTCGCAACTCAATGATCAGAAATCTGAAAGCCAAGATTGGGAGTTCTTGTCAAGAAAAGTACACTAGAAATGAACTTGTGACAGCACTACTTTACAGAAGTGTTGTAACTGTATTAGCTAAACAAGATTCTGGGGTGTTCGCGACCACAGTTTTGGCCCAGGCGGTGAACGTCAGGTCTATAGTTGATCCACCTCTACCATTGTCCAGTGTTGGGAATTGGTTTACAATCAATCACATTCCAACAAGCACTCAGAGTGAACTAATGTTGAATTCATTAGTGGAAAGAATGCGAAAAGGGAAGATGAAGATTAAAGGAATGAAAAGCTTGGATGGGAACGAGGTAATGCCAATATTAACTGACTATAGAAACAGAAACTGCAGGGTAATTTCTTTTACTAGTATGTGCAATTTTCCAATATATGATGTTATGGATTTTGGTTGGGGAAAGCCGGCGAAAGTGACAATTGTAGACACGCCGTTTGTTGACTGCATTGTTATGATGGATACTCCGAGTGGGGATGGTATCAAGGCTATTGTAAGTTTAGAAGAAGAGGCAATGGGACATTTTCTGGGGGATACAGAGCTTCTTACTTGTGCTCCTTTTTGA